A window of the Longimicrobiales bacterium genome harbors these coding sequences:
- the rpmF gene encoding 50S ribosomal protein L32, translating into MAVPKRKVSKQRRRKRRGAMKAETPTVNKCPKCGDPKMPHRVCPTCGTYAGKQVIEVEEI; encoded by the coding sequence ATGGCGGTACCGAAGAGGAAGGTATCGAAGCAGCGGAGGCGCAAGCGCCGCGGCGCGATGAAGGCGGAGACGCCGACGGTCAACAAGTGTCCGAAGTGCGGGGATCCGAAGATGCCGCATCGGGTGTGCCCGACGTGCGGCACGTACGCGGGCAAGCAGGTCATCGAGGTCGAGGAAATCTAG
- a CDS encoding DUF177 domain-containing protein, with the protein MLKVDLGLLAQQHRIRIDAAIPPDDELWGTLPWRFAEPVELHLEVQQAGSDVVVRGDVAGRAELSCRRCLAAVPYEIDEELIFVYRSGVAPVEAEAEEVYPLPEKGRELDLSGAVREHVLLAVPEFVNCDEACRGFCPRCGTNLNETTCECRTEDEDPRWAALRRLRSE; encoded by the coding sequence ATGCTGAAAGTCGATCTCGGCCTCCTGGCGCAACAGCACCGGATCCGGATCGATGCCGCGATCCCGCCCGACGATGAGCTGTGGGGAACGCTCCCCTGGCGCTTCGCCGAGCCGGTCGAGCTGCATCTGGAGGTGCAGCAGGCGGGGTCGGATGTGGTCGTACGAGGTGATGTGGCCGGCCGTGCCGAACTGTCGTGTCGTCGCTGCCTGGCCGCGGTGCCGTACGAGATCGACGAGGAGCTGATCTTCGTGTACCGCTCGGGTGTGGCTCCGGTGGAGGCAGAAGCGGAGGAAGTCTATCCGCTGCCGGAGAAGGGCCGGGAGCTGGACCTGTCGGGGGCAGTTCGCGAGCATGTGTTGCTGGCGGTGCCGGAGTTCGTCAACTGCGACGAGGCATGCCGCGGGTTCTGCCCGCGGTGTGGAACGAACCTGAATGAAACCACGTGCGAATGTCGCACGGAGGATGAAGATCCTCGGTGGGCCGCATTGCGGCGGCTGAGGTCCGAGTGA